The following DNA comes from Nocardia sp. XZ_19_385.
GCGGTGGAGTACCTGGACGCCAACAGCATCAAGATCACCAGCTACACCGGTGGCGAGGGCCTGGCCGACAACAAGAACTCCTTCGTCCTGGACACCACCCAGGCCAACGCCGCCAAGGCCGCGGTCGAGCAGTGGATCGCGGCACAGCCGGGCGGAGCCGCTGCCCTCGAGGCCGCCGCGCGCGTTACACTGCCGTCGATTATCCCGGCGGGCGACGTGACGCCACAGACGGTGAACGTCGGCGGTGTCACCACTCAGTGGGGTGGTTCGGTCCAGTACTGAACCGAGCTGTTTCAACGGGTGGGGCGGTCGTTCGCGACCGCCCCACACGTGTGTCCCGGGGAAAGGATTGGTTGTGGGCTCCGAGGGTGAAAAGGACAACGAGTCCGGCCAGTCCCGGTCGGAATTCGGGCCTCCGCTAGGGGGACGGCCGCCGGTGGATGACTTCGGTCCGCCGGTGGATGACTTCGGTCCTCCGGTAGGCGATTTCGGCGCGCCCGTCAACGACTTCGGTGCGCCGGTCAACGATTTCGGCCCGCCCGTCGAGGAGTTCGGCGGTCCGCCGCTGGATCAGACCGGTCCGCGCTGGACCGTGCAGCCCGCGCCCGATCAGCCGGATCTGGGGTGGCGACCGGCGAGTGAGACGTCCACGCCCCCGTCCACGCCGACCTATCGGGCGCCGGAGACGCCGGCGCACCCGCAGCCGCAGGCGCCCGCCGACTTCGGTCCGGAGGTCGGCGCCGAGCCGTCCTCGGCTGCCACGACCCGCTACCAGACGCCGGCGGCGGCCACGCCGGTCGCGCCGTCTGCCGAACGCGAGCAGTGGTGGACCACCCCGGCCACCGAGTACAACCTCGACGACGACGATGAACCCGCCACCTCGTCCCGCGCCTCCGGCATGTCCTGGGCCGACGACCCCATCGCCCAGCGCCTGGCTCCCGGCGCTCCGGTGGCCAAGCCGCCCGCTTCGAGCTCCAAGGGCCGCTGGATCGCCCTCGGTCTCGCGGGCGCGCTCGCGGTGGTGATCGGGCTGGTAGCCACCATCATCGCGCTCAACCGCAACCCCGGCGGCGCCGACGACGGCAAGGTGACGGCCGCCCCGCCGCCCACCACCACGGCCGCGCTGAGCTGCCCGGCCAGCACCGACGGCAAGGTGACCGTGGGCAACGGCGCGGGCAACACCACCAGCGGGCCGGGCGCCATCCTCGGCTTCCAGTACGCCTTCTACGTGGAACGCAGCGGCGAGAAGGTGCGCGGTTTCGTGGCGCCGGACGCGGAGAACATCTCCACCGCCGACATCATCCAGAAGGCGATCAACGAGCAGATCCCGTTCGGCACCACGCACTGCCTGCGCATCACCGAGGTGCATCCGGACGCCTTCGATGTGGATCTGACCGAGCACCGTCCGGACGGCACGACCACGGTCTACCGCCAGACCGTCATCACGGCCAACCGCGACGGCAAGATCCTCTGGTTCGCGATCAAGGAACGCCCCTGAGTAGTCTCATATACTGAGAAAGCCATTTCACATCCTGGTCAGATTATGCGACTCTGGTGACGCTGATACCGGCGTCACCAGGGAGGTTCTCGCATGCCACCGACCACTCCAGCCTTGGCGGAAAAACTTGGCGGCCTCCAGAGTTCGGTAATCCGGGATCTGTTGAAGCTGACCGCCCGCGCCGAAGTGATCAGCCTGGCCGGCGGCTTGCCCGACGCGGACCTGATGCCCCGCGAACGCATCGCCGAAGCGGCCGAGAACGCCCTCGCCGGCTCGGCTTGCCTGCAGTACACCGAATCTCCGGGCTGGGGTCCGCTGCGCGCGGTGCTCGCCGAGCGCGAATCTGCCCGGCTGGGCCGCCCTGTCGGCAGCGACGAGGTCTTCGTGACCCACGGTTCCCAGCAGGCCTTGTCGCTGCTGGCCGAGGTCCTGCTCGATCCCGGCGCCCTGGTCGTCGTCGAAGACCCCGCCTATGTCGGTGCACTGCAAGTCTTCCGGGCCGCGGGCGCTCGAATCATCGCCCTGCCCATGGATTCCGAGGGTATGCGCGTCGATCTGCTGGCCGAGTTGCTCGCGTCCGGCGAACGGCCCACTGCCGTCCACACGGTCAGCAACTTCCACAACCCCGGCGGTGTCACCATGAGCTCCGCTCGCCGCCGCGCCCTCGCCGAACTCGCTGACGCGCACGGCTTCTGGGTCATCGAAGACGACCCCTACGGTGAACTCTGGTTCGATCGCCCCGCCCCGGAGCCCGTCGCGACTTACTCCCGCAACGTGATCCGCCTATCCAGCTCCTCGAAGATCATCGCCCCCACCTTGCGCACCGGCTGGATGATCGCTCCGCCCAACGTCTTCCGCGGCGTCGAACTCCTGAAGCAGGGCGCGGACCTCTGCGGCTCGGCCCTCACCCAGCAGATCGCCGCCGACCTGCTGTCCGACGAATCCTGGCTGGCCGCCCATATCGCCACTGTCTGCAATGCCTACGGCACCCGCGCCAAAGCTCTGGTGCACGCCCTGCGAGATCGCTTCGGCGACCGCCTCGTCTGCACCGACGCCACCGGCGGCATGTTCGTCTGGGCCGACTTCACCGACGGCACCGACGCCGAATCCCTACTGCCGCATGCCCTCGACGCCGGCGTCGCCTACGTTCCGGGCTACGCCTTCGCGGCGACCACCGGCCACCAGAATTCGATGCGCCTCTGCTTCACCAACTCCGACCCGGCAACCCTGGCGGTGGCCGTGGACCGGCTGGCCGGGGCCGTCGACGGTCAGTCGACCCAGTTGTAGGTGCGCTCGACGGCCTTGTTCCATTCCTTCAGGCGCTCTTCCCGATCCGCTTCGGGCATGGCCGGTTCCCAGGTCTTGTCGGCGGCCCAGTTCGCGCGGATGTCATCGGTGTTCGCCCAGAATTCCACCGCGAGGCCCGCGGCGTAGGCGGCCCCCAGCGCGGTGGTTTCCTTGACCACCGGGCGGACCACCGGGACGTCGAGGATGTCGGACTGGAACTGCATCAGCAGGTCGTTGTCGGTCATGCCGCCGTCGACCTTGAGGGTGGTGAGTTCCAGATCCAGCTGCTCGGATTCGGCGTCGGCGCGCATCGCGTCGACCACCTCGCGGGTTTGGAAAGCGGTCGATTCCAGGATGGCGCGGGCCAGGTGGGCCTTGTTGACGAACCGGGTGAGCCCGGCGATGATGCCGCGGGCATCCGGGCGCCAGCGCGGGGCGAACAGGCCGGAGAACGCGGGGACGAAGTAGGCGCCGCCGTTGTCCTCGACGCTGCGCGCGAGCGGTTCGATGTCGTCGGCGGAGGAGATGATGCCGAGGTTGTCGCGGAACCACTGGACCAGCGAGCCGGTGACCGCGATGGAGCCCTCCAGGGCGTAGACCGCGGGCTGGTCACCGAGCTGGTAGCAGACGGTGGTGAGCAGGCCGTGCTTGCTGACGATCGGGGTGGTGCCGGTGTTCAGGAGCATGAAATTGCCGGTGCCATAGGTGTTCTTGGCTTCGCCGGGGGATAGGCAGGCCTGGCCGAAGGTGGCGGCCTGCTGGTCGCCGAGGATGCCCGCGACCGGAACGCCTTGCAGCGCACCGGATTCGATATCGCCGTAGACCTCGGAGGAACTGCGAATCTCGGGCAGCATGGCTTCCGGGACGCCGAATTCCGCGCAGATCTCCGAATCCCATTGCAGCGTACGAAGATCCATCAGCATGGTGCGGGAAGCATTGGTAACGTCGGTGATATGCAGGCCGGTGAGGTGCCACAGCACCCAGCTGTCCATGGTGCCGAAGCACAGTTCGCCCGCCTCGGCGCGTTCCTTCGCGCCCTCGACGTGGTCGAGGATCCAGCGCAGCTTCGGCCCGGCGAAGTAGGTGGACAGCGGCAGGCCGGTGCGCTCGGCGTAGCGGGTGGGACCCGCGTCGCCGCCGAGCTCGGTGACGAGCTTGCCGGTGCGGGTGTCCTGCCAGACGATGGCGTTGTGGATCGGCTTACCGGTGGCCCGCTCCCACACCACGGTGGTCTCGCGCTGGTTGGTCACGCCGACGGCGGCGATGTCGCCGGCGGTCAGGTCGTGCTTCTTCAGCACCTCGCCGATGACGTGCTCGGTGTTGCGCCAGACCTCCTCCGGGTCGTGTTCGACCCAGCCGGCGCGCGGAAAGATCTGCTCGTGCTCCTTCTGGGCCACCCCGACGACGCGGCCCTGCCGGTCGAAGACGATGCACCTGCACGAAGTCGTGCCCTGATCGATGGCGGCCACATAGCGACGCATTGGTGCAGGTTACTAAACGTTCCGGAGTCCGCGCGTCAAGATCGTGGCGACACGGGTTCCTCGCATAGCCTGTAGCCGGAGCTCGATCTTGCGCAGTGGACCCCCAGAACGAGGAGTCGAGCATGACCAAGAAACCGGAAACCCAGTTCCTCGGCCCGCAGCAGCGCCGTGAGGCGTGGGAGCGGTTCGGCAAGGAACACTTCGACGTCGTCGTGGTGGGCGGTGGTGTGGTCGGCTCGGGCATCGCGCTGGACGCGGCGACCCGCGGGCTGCGGGTGGCGCTGGTCGAGGCGCGGGATCTGGCCTCGGGGACCTCGAGCCGGTCCTCGAAGATGTTCCACGGCGGCCTGCGCTACCTGGAGCAGATGGAGTTCGGGCTGGTGCGCGAGGCGCTCAAGGAGCGCGAGCTCGCGCTGTCCTCGCTCGCGCCGCATCTGGTCAAGCCGTTGCGGTTCCTCTACCCGCTCACCCATCGGGTCTGGGAGCGGCCCTATGTGGCTGCCGGACTGTTGCTCTACGACCGCATGGGCGGTGCGAAATCCGTTCCGGGACAGCATCACCTATCCCGTTCGGCCGCACTGCGACTGGCCCCCGGCATGCGCCGTGACGCGCTGATCGGCGGGCTCACCTACTACGACACGGTGGTCGACGACGCCCGCCACACCATGACCGTGGCCCGCACCGCCGCGCACTACGGCGCGGTCATCCGGACCTCCACCCAGGTGGTGGGCTTCCTGCGGGAGGCCGATCGCGTGGTCGGCGTGAAGATCCGCGACAGCGACGACGCCACCACCGGTGAGATCCATGCCCATGTGGTGATCAACGCGACCGGCGTCTGGACCGATGAACTGCAGTCGCTCGCGCACACCAGAGGGCATTTCCATGTGCGCGCGTCCAAGGGCGTGCACATCGTGGTGCCGCGCGACCGGATCATCAGCGAGGCCGCGATCATTCTGCGCACGCCCACCTCGGTGTTGTTCGTGATTCCGTGGGACGCGCACTGGATCATCGGAACCACCGACACCGACTGGAATCTCGACCTCGCGCACCCGGCGGCGACCAAGGCCGATATCGACTATCTGCTCGACCACGTGAACCAGGTGCTGGTCACCCCGCTCACCCACCAGGACATCGACGGCGTGTACGCCGGGTTGCGGCCGCTGCTGGCGGGGGAGAACGATTCCACCTCCAAGCTCTCCCGCGAACACGCGGTCGCGCGCATCGCGCCCGGCCTGGTCGCGATCGCGGGCGGCAAGTACACCACCTACCGGGTGATGGCCTACGACGCGGTAGACGAAGCGGCGCAAGACATTCCGGACAAGGTGGCGCCGTCGATCACCGAGAAGGTGCCGCTGCTCGGCGCCGACGGCTATCACGCGCTGGTCAACCAGACGGTGCAACTGGGCGAGGAATACGGCCTGCACCCGTACCGGATCAAGCATCTGCTGAACCGCTACGGCTCGCTCATCGACGAGGTGATCGCGCTGGCCGACGGCTATCCCGAACTGCTGCAACCGATTACGGACGCGCCGTCGTATCTGCGGGTGGAGGCGGTCTACGCCGCGGCCGCCGAGGGCGCGCTGCATCTCGACGACATCCTG
Coding sequences within:
- the glpK gene encoding glycerol kinase GlpK, producing the protein MRRYVAAIDQGTTSCRCIVFDRQGRVVGVAQKEHEQIFPRAGWVEHDPEEVWRNTEHVIGEVLKKHDLTAGDIAAVGVTNQRETTVVWERATGKPIHNAIVWQDTRTGKLVTELGGDAGPTRYAERTGLPLSTYFAGPKLRWILDHVEGAKERAEAGELCFGTMDSWVLWHLTGLHITDVTNASRTMLMDLRTLQWDSEICAEFGVPEAMLPEIRSSSEVYGDIESGALQGVPVAGILGDQQAATFGQACLSPGEAKNTYGTGNFMLLNTGTTPIVSKHGLLTTVCYQLGDQPAVYALEGSIAVTGSLVQWFRDNLGIISSADDIEPLARSVEDNGGAYFVPAFSGLFAPRWRPDARGIIAGLTRFVNKAHLARAILESTAFQTREVVDAMRADAESEQLDLELTTLKVDGGMTDNDLLMQFQSDILDVPVVRPVVKETTALGAAYAAGLAVEFWANTDDIRANWAADKTWEPAMPEADREERLKEWNKAVERTYNWVD
- the glpD gene encoding glycerol-3-phosphate dehydrogenase → MTKKPETQFLGPQQRREAWERFGKEHFDVVVVGGGVVGSGIALDAATRGLRVALVEARDLASGTSSRSSKMFHGGLRYLEQMEFGLVREALKERELALSSLAPHLVKPLRFLYPLTHRVWERPYVAAGLLLYDRMGGAKSVPGQHHLSRSAALRLAPGMRRDALIGGLTYYDTVVDDARHTMTVARTAAHYGAVIRTSTQVVGFLREADRVVGVKIRDSDDATTGEIHAHVVINATGVWTDELQSLAHTRGHFHVRASKGVHIVVPRDRIISEAAIILRTPTSVLFVIPWDAHWIIGTTDTDWNLDLAHPAATKADIDYLLDHVNQVLVTPLTHQDIDGVYAGLRPLLAGENDSTSKLSREHAVARIAPGLVAIAGGKYTTYRVMAYDAVDEAAQDIPDKVAPSITEKVPLLGADGYHALVNQTVQLGEEYGLHPYRIKHLLNRYGSLIDEVIALADGYPELLQPITDAPSYLRVEAVYAAAAEGALHLDDILARRTRISIEYPHRGRDCAEEVAQLVAPMLGWDEADIDREIRTYLARVEAEIQSQTQPDDAAADALRIAAPEPRPQILEPVPSDG
- a CDS encoding PLP-dependent aminotransferase family protein produces the protein MPPTTPALAEKLGGLQSSVIRDLLKLTARAEVISLAGGLPDADLMPRERIAEAAENALAGSACLQYTESPGWGPLRAVLAERESARLGRPVGSDEVFVTHGSQQALSLLAEVLLDPGALVVVEDPAYVGALQVFRAAGARIIALPMDSEGMRVDLLAELLASGERPTAVHTVSNFHNPGGVTMSSARRRALAELADAHGFWVIEDDPYGELWFDRPAPEPVATYSRNVIRLSSSSKIIAPTLRTGWMIAPPNVFRGVELLKQGADLCGSALTQQIAADLLSDESWLAAHIATVCNAYGTRAKALVHALRDRFGDRLVCTDATGGMFVWADFTDGTDAESLLPHALDAGVAYVPGYAFAATTGHQNSMRLCFTNSDPATLAVAVDRLAGAVDGQSTQL